The Ralstonia sp. RRA DNA segment TGGATCAGGCCAAGCTGAATCAGCATCAGCACGCCCGCGTGCAGCAACAGCACGACCACCAGAATCTTGAGAGTACGAGGGTGAATCATCAACGACCGGGAATCGAGAGCGGAAAAAATAGGGCGGAGTGCGGCAATGGGCGTTGGCAGAGCAACCGCTCAACAAGGCTCGGCTTCAGCGCTTGCCGAACATGATGAGCGAAACCCCGATGCTGATAAGCAGACTCAGGAGCAGTTCCATGGCGCCTAGTGTTGGTGTCGGCAGGGTCGCTGCCGACATGACAGGTATTTTAGGCCCGCAACATGCAACAGTGTTGCGACAGTCGGGGTGCGACTTTGTTTCAGCCTATTGCAGCGATAAGAAAAAGTATAAACGATAATGATTCCTATTTGCGAAAAATCCCATGATCCTTTCGACGTCTTTCGTGGGGCGAGCTGCACATCCAGATGACGGATAGCGGAGAACTGCCTGCCCAGGCGCTTTGGTCGTGTGGGTTTCACGGGCCCGCAATTTGCGGACATGGGGGTCGACCCGGGTACGCAGTGCGTGCAAACACGCTAGGATGAAAAGCATTCAAACACGGTGACCGGCCGGCCAACCGTGAACGGGGAAGCGGTGAATAGGGGGCGACCATGGATGAAGACAATCTCAGCCTGGACGACGCCGACGATGGTACGTTCGTCCCCACGGGCGGCAGGCAGCCTCAATCGCTGTTGTCGTCACTGGACTCCATGTGCGCGCAATTTGCGTTGCGTACGGTCTGTGCGATGGGCCTGCGCTTCAATCTGCGCACCAACATCAACGACATTCTCACCGTTTGCGCGCCGGAGCTGATCTGGCCCGTGACGGTCATCCAGCGCTTGCAGCGGTTCCTGGCCGCGCGCTGCGCCGATATGCCGGGCTGGCGCGCCGTCGGCAAGCTGGATCTGCCCACCTTCATGGACCGCCACGGCCAGTGGAGCAGCGCCTTTGACGAAAGCTCGCTGTTCTACTACCTCGACGAGTACGTCAAGCATCACGCTAAGGACATGTTCACCGTGTTTGGGGCCTCGTGCGATGCCCTGGGCGAGCGACTATCCAGTGAGCGCGTGCTGCTGGTCGGCAACATCGACATGCTGGCGCGCGTGCTGGGCCTGCCGCCGCATGAGCGCGCGCTGCTGTTGTTCGCGTCGCTGGTGAAGTACAAGCGCGATCTGCGTGCCGTGATGGTCGATTGCAAGGTCGCTCACAGCCAGGAGGCCTTCCAACTGCTGGCGGGGCTGGCAGGCGCGAGCACCGCCGAGGTGGCCGCCTCCCTGCGCCCCGGTTCGCGGTTGGAAACGCTTGGCCTGATCGAGCCGCCGTTGCCCGAGAACAGCGTCACGGATCTGGGCGACCTGATGCGTATCTCCGATCGTCTGCTGCACGTGCTGCTGGGCGACTACGCGAGTGAGGCGGAGATGATGGCTGTCTTCACGCGTCCCGCGCCGCCGACCACGCTGGCGCAATCCGACTATCCGCACGTCGAGACCGACGCGCGCTATCTGACCGCCTTGCTGGAAAACGCTTCGCAGACGCGTGCCGTGGGCGTGAACATCCTGCTGTACGGCGCGCCCGGCACCGGCAAGACCGAACTGGCGCGCGTGCTGGCGCGCGATGCCGGCTGCGAGCTGTATGAGGTGGATTGCCTCGACAAGGATGGCAACAGCCTCTCCGGCAAAGACCGCTATCGCTCACTGCAGGTCTCGCAGGCGTTCCTGCGGGGGCGGCCTGGCGCCGTGTTGCTGTTTGACGAAGTGGAAGACGTATTCCCTGGCCCGACACGCGAGCTCATGAGCCTGTTCGGGCATGAAGAGCCGCGCGGCTCCGTCAACGGCAAGGCGTGGGTCAATCAAACGCTGGAGCAGAACCCGGTGCCGGTGATCTGGGTATCGAACTCGATCCGGCAGATCGATCCGGCCTACCTGCGGCGCTTCCAGTTCCATCTTGAGTTGAAGGTGCCGCCGCCGACCGTGCGCGAGAGCATCATCCGCAAGCACCTGGAAGGGCTGGAAGTGTCGGATGCCTTCATGGCCAAGCTGGCGGCGCGCAAGACGCTCACGCCTGCGCAGATCGACTCGGCCGCGCGCTTCGCACGCCTGACGCAGCCGGCGATGGAGGAATCGGCGGAATCGTTGATCGTGCGCCAGCTCGATCATGCAGATCAGGCCATGGGCTTGCGCCCCGAAGTGCCGGCGCACCGTGTCGTCACCGAATACAAGCTCGACTATTTGAACCTCGAGACGCGCTTCCCCGTGGAGCGGGTGATTGAAGCGCTGCGCGCACGCAAGCGCGGCACGCTGTGCTTCTTCGGGCCGCCGGGCACGGGCAAGACGGTGTTGGCCGAGCACATCGCCAGCCAACTCGACGTGCCGCTGATGATCCGCCGCGCCTCAGACCTGATGAGCAAGTACGTGGGCGAGACGGAGCAGCAGATTGCCGCCATGTTCTCGCGCGCTGAAGAAGAGCGCGCGCTCCTGCTGCTCGACGAGGCTGACAGCTTCATGCAGAGCCGCCAGGGTGCGGTGCGCAACTACGAGGTGTCGGAAGTCAACGAGATGCTGCAGGGCATGGAGCGCTTTGACGGCATCTTCATCTGCACGACCAACCTGTTCGATCGGCTGGATGAGGCTGCGCTGCGGCGCTTTGCATTCAAGATCCGCTTCAGGCCACTGATGCGGGCCCAGCGCGAGCAGATGTTCATTGCCGAGGCACTGGGTGGCAATGCGGATGCGCTCAAGCCCGTGTGGCGCGAGATTCTGGCCTCGCTCGACATGCTCACGCCGGGCGACTTTGCGGTGGTCAAGCAGCAATCGCTGCTGCTGGGCGAGGCGCTGGAGCCGGAGGCGTTTCTTGCGCAACTGCGGCAGGAGCATTCGATCAAGCCGGAGTTGCGTGAGCGGCGGTCGATTGGTTTTACACCGCGGTGATCAATCAACAATAAAGAGCCGGGCGCCCGTCTTCGTATAGGACTGATGCGCCTCGGCATCATCCCCCACCTGGTAGCTCATACCGGGCGTGAGCGTGAACTTGCGGCCGTCTTCCAGCGTGGTTTCCAGTTCGCCGTCCAGGCAGAACAGGATGTGACCTTTCTTGCACCAGTGGTCGGCCAGGTAGCCGGGCGTGTACTCGACCATGCGCACGCGGATGCGGTTGGGCTCGTCACCAAAGTAGCGTGTGCGCCAGAGGGCCATGCCGCCATTGCCGTTTTCGTCCATTTGGCCAGTGTGTTCGGTGGGCTCGACAACAGACCAGTCGGTCGTGCCGAAAGCGAAGGGGGCCATCTTCATCGTGGGGTCCTGTGGGTTTGCCGTTCCACGATGGTAGCAGTGGCGCGGGCGCCGCATTGCGTGTGCGCCAAAGGGCGCTTGTTGGTATGCGCCGACGGCATTGCGCACCGATCAATAATCTTGCTCGCGATGCGCGACGCCAATGCCTGTGCGGCATCGGCCCGAGCCCCGGGTCGGCCCCCGGTAATCTATGCAAAATTTGCATGTTGCCATGCAACATCGACATAACGATCGCCATCTGCTTGTCTAATATCCTCGCTTTTTACAAAGCGTGACGAACTTGGGCCGCCCTTGGCCCACACAAGATCCGCTGGCCCGTGACCGCCCTCCGGCCCCGGGGAATTCCTGGAGAAAGTCTTGAACACCAAACGTCTGACCTCCCACATCGGCATTGCCATGGTGCTGGGCATTGCCGTCGGCTGGGGCTGCCACGAATACGCCAAGGACGCTGCGGCGGCCAAGGACATCGCTTCGTACTTCAGCATCATCACCGACATCTTCCTGCGCATGATCAAGATGATCATCGCGCCGCTGGTGTTCTCGACCCTGGTGACGGGGCTGGCGAGCATGAGCGGTGGCAGCGCGGTTGGTCGCGTGGGCCTGCGCGCGATGATCTGGTTTGTGTGTGCGTCGGCCACGTCGCTGGCGCTGGGCATGCTGCTGGTCAATTTCTTCCAGCCGGGCGTGCACATGAATCTGCCGCTGCCCGACATGGCGGCAACGTCGGGTTTGAAGACGGGTGACTTCACGCTCAAGGCCTTCATCACGCACGTCTTCCCGCGCAGCATCGTGGAGGCGATGGCCAACAACGAGATCCTGCAGATCCTGGTGTTCTCCCTGTTCTTCGGCGCCGCGCTGTCGACCATGAAGAACCCGATGGAAAGCGTGATCGGCCGTGGCCTGGAAGAACTGACCAAGCTGATGTTCCGCATTACCGACTACGTGATGCGCTTCGCACCGCTGGGCGTGTTTGCCGCTATGGCCGCCGCCATCACGGTGGAAGGCGTGGGCGTGCTGGTCACCTACGGCAAGCTGATCGGCGAGTTCTACCTGGGGCTGGCGCTGCTGTGGGCGATCCTGTTCTTCGCTGGTTACGTGCTGCTGGGCCGCTCGCTGGGGCGTCTGCTGGGCTTGATCCGTGAACCGACCATGCTGGCGTTTGCCACGGCCAGCAGCGAATCGGCCTACCCGAAGACGATGGAAGCGCTGGAGAAGTTTGGCGTGCCCAAGCGCGTCGCCAGCTTCGTGCTGCCGCTGGGTTACTCGTTCAACCTCGATGGCTCGATGATGTACCAGGCGTTTGCGGTGCTGTTCATCGCGCAGGCCTACAACATCCAGATGAGCTTCACGCAGCAAGTCACGCTGCTGCTGGTGCTGATGCTTACGAGCAAGGGCATGGCCGGTGTGGCGCGTGCCTCGCTGGTGGTGGTGGCGGCCACGCTGCCGATGTTCCACCTGCCGGAAGCTGGCCTGCTGCTGATCATCGGTATCGACCAATTCTTCGACATGGGCCGCACGGCCACCAACGTGATCGGCAACAGCCTGGCCACTGCCGTGGTGGCGAAGTACGAACCGGCTGAAGAGGACAGTGAAGCCGAAGTGGCTGAGCCTGCCGCGCAGCCGAACCTCGGCTGAAGCCCAAAGTAAAAACGCCACCTACCCAGGTGGCGTTTTTTTTATTCAGCTTGCGAAGCGAGCGCGGTTGCCGCCGGGGTGAGCGGCGCGTCGCCAATGTCCACGTGCTGCGCCATGGGAGCCTCGCCCAACAAGGCAGCCACCATGGCTTGCAGCGGGAGCACATCACCGGTGCTCATGAAGCGCGGTGACGCAGCGTTGCCCGTGGCCTGCAATTGCGCCGCAGCTAGCGTACGGCCCAGATGGCGCGCAACGGCATGACCAGTGTCGATCAGCGTCAGCCGATCGCCCGCAATCTCGCGGATGGCGTCTTCCAGAAAGGGGTAGTGCGTGCAGCCGTGCACCAGCGTGTCGGCGCCGGCATCCAGCATCGGCTGTAGATAGGCTTGCAGCAGTTCCAGCACGGCGGGGGAGTGCGTGTCGCCGCGTTCGATCAGCGGGACGAGGCCATAGCCCGGCTGGCTTATCACTTTGCAATCGCCAGAGACCGCTGCCAGCAGGCGCGCGAATTTTTCGCTGCGCAGAGTGCTCTCCGTGGCCAATACACCCACCACGCGACTCTTGGAGTGCGCGACCGCAGGCTTCAGGCCGGGCTCGACGCCAATCACCGGCACTGCGAGCTTTTCACGCAGCACGTGCACGGCTTGCGCCGTGGCGGTATTGCACGCGATCACCAGCGCCTTGCAGCCTTGCTCGACCAGCCACTCACACGCTCGCAGCGTGCGATCAGCAATGTATTCGGGAGATTTTTCCCCGTACGGGGCATGGCGGGAATCCGCCAGGTAGAGAAGCGATTCGGCCGGCAGTTCGGCGCGAATCGCGCGCAGGACGGAGAGCCCTCCGAGGCCGGAGTCAAAGACCCCGACCGGTGTCTGCGCGCGTGTCGTCACGATGGAGACGTTGAGCAGATCAGGCTGCGGCGACCGGAATCTTGCCGATCTTCGCTTGCCATTCCGCCGGGCCGGTCTTGTGGACCGACGTGCCCGAGCTGTCCACGGCAACGGTCACAGGCATGTCCTTCACGTCGAACTCGTAGATGGCTTCCATGCCCAGGTCTTCAAACGCCAGCACCTTGGAGCCACGAATCGCCTTCGACACCAGGTAAGCGGCACCGCCCACGGCCATCAGGTAGGCCGACTTGTGCTTCTGGATGGACTCGATGGCAACCGGGCCACGCTCAGCCTTGCCCACCATGGCGATCAGGCCCGTCTGGGCGAGCATCGTTTCGGTGAATTTGTCCATGCGGGTAGCCGTAGTCGGGCCTGCCGGGCCGACGACTTCATCACGCACCGGGTCGACCGGGCCGACGTAGTAGATCACGCGGTTGGTGAAGTCGATCGGCAGCTTCTCGCCCTTGGCCAGCATGTCGGCGATGCGCTTGTGCGCGGCGTCGCGGCCGGTCAGCATCTTGCCGTTGAGCAGCAGGGTCTGGCCCGGCTTCCACGAGGCGACTTCTTCCGGCGTGAGCGCGTTCAGGTCCACGCGCTTCGACGTTTCGGTGTTCGGTGCCCACTCAACCTTCGGCCATTGCGACAGGTCCGGCGCTTCCAGCTTGGCAACGCCGCTGCCGTCCAGCGTGAAGTGCGCGTGGCGGGTGGCGGCACAGTTCGGGATCATCGCGACCGGCAGGTTGGCGGCGTGCGTCGGGTAGTCCAGGATCTTCACGTCGAGCACGGTGGCCAGGCCGCCCAGGCCTTGTGCGCCAATGCCCAGCGCGTTGACCTTCTCGTACAGCTCGATGCGCAGTTCTTCTGCGCGGTTGCTCGGGCCGCGGGCGATCAGGTCTTGAATGTCGATCGGCTCCATCAGGGCTTCCTTGGCCAGCAGCATGGCCTTTTCCGCCGTGCCGCCAATGCCGATGCCCAGCATGCCCGGCGGACACCAGCCGGCGCCCATGGTCGGCACGGTCTTGAGCACCCAGTCGACGATCGAGTCGGACGGATTCAGCATCACGAACTTCGACTTGGCTTCCGAGCCGCCGCCCTTGGCGGCAACGATCACGTCCACCGTATCGCCCGGCACGATCGACATGTTGATCACGGCCGGGGTGTTGTCCTTCGTGTTGGTGCGCTTGCCGGCGGGGTCAGCCAGCACGCTTGCGCGCAGCTTGTTGTCGACGTCGTTGTACGCGCGGCGCACGCCTTCGTTGACCATGTCTTCCAGGCTCATCGTGGCGCCGTCCCAGCGCACGTTCATGCCCACCTTCAGGAACACGGTGACGATGCCGGTGTCCTGGCAGATCGGGCGCTTGCCCTCTGCACACATGCGGCTGTTGGTCAGGATCTGCGCGATGGCGTCCTTGGCCGCGGGACTTTGTTCCTGCTCATAGGCACGGCCCAGAGCAGTGATGTAGTCCATCGGGTGGTAGTAGCTGATGTACTGCAGCGCGTCGGCGACGCTCTGGATGAGGTCTTCTTGACGAATGACGGTCATGGTGGGGACCAACGTATAGGAATGAGAAACCGGGGATGCGGTAGGGCAATGATCACCGGCAGTGATGCGCCGCAGTGATTTGCACTACGCACCAGCGGCGGGCGCCGCTGGCTCAGAACAGCCGCAGATCATACACCCAATGTCGGGGCTGGATTGTCCGAGCGGATTCGTCGGAATCGATGCGCTGACAGGGCTGCCGCGTCAATGTGCTCCGGCAGCCTCGCCCGCCGGGTGGGCGCGAGATGAGGCGGTCCATCCCTTCTCGGCCCGCAGCGCTACTTGACCCGGCGCAGATGTTTCGGTCGTTTGGCCGCTGCATTCTGCTTGTGAAGTCCACTTGGCCAGCGCAGCAGGCGCCACGCGTGCTCGCCATCAAGCCCCGGCGCCGGAATCAGGTTGACGGCCGCGACCAGCAGGCTCACGTAACCGAGATACAGCACCACCTCGCCGATGATCGGCCAACGCGCGGCGGGTGTGAGATTGGCCAGCAGGATCAATGGCAGGGCCACCGCAAGCTGTGCCAGCGCGCCACCCCAGGCAATCACATAGATGTCCCGTTGGCGTGCAGGTACCTCATGCACACACATGCCGTGGAAGAGGCCAAGGTAGATGGCCTCGACGCGGGCACCTGCACGCCGTGCAAGGTAGGCGTGTCCGGTCTCGTGCAGCAGGATGATGCCGAAGTACGACCCCAACGCTGCCAATGCAGTGAAAGGCGCCTTGATGGAATACGCCAGCAGGACGGCCGACACAGCCAGGACAGTCCAGTGGACATAGACGGGGGCGCCGAAGACGCGCAGGCTGCCAAGGCGGAAATAGCGGTTCATGAGGTGGCGATGTGTCGCGCGGTTGAGGGTGTTGTTATTCGCGATCCAGCGACGGATCAAGCGGGTCCAGCGGATCGACCACCCGCCCACGCCGCACCGGCAAGCGTGGCCGCGCTGGCCAACTCGCCACCAAGATGCCGGCCACCACGCAAGCCAGTGCCACGGCATGCGGCCAGCCGGGCGTCTCACCCAGCGCGACGATGCCGTAAGTGGCTGCGGCAATCGGCAGCACCGAGGTGAACACGCCGGCCAAGTGCGCTGGCACGTGCCGAATGCCCTTCATCCACAGCCAGAACGAAAAGATGCTGGCCGACAGCGCGTACCAGACCACCAGGCCCCAGACGGATGCGGGCACGCTCGATGCATCAAACGTCAGCAGCGGCACCAGGCCCAGCGGCAGCATCAGCAGGCCGCCGATCAGGTGCGTGTACGCACAGATCTCGATGGCGGGCAACGTTTGTGTCAGGCGCCGCGACAGGATCACGTAGATCGACTCGCACAGCACCGCCCCCATCACCAGCGCATTGCCCAGCAGCGCCTGTGCCGCATCGGCGGGTGCCGTGCCGGACGATTCGCCGCCGCGATAGGCGTTGAGAATGGCCACACCCGCCACGGCCAGCACCACCGAGACGAAGGTACGTCCCGATGGCTTCTCACGCAGCACCAACCATGACAGCAGCGCCACAGTGGCCGGGATCGTGCTGGTGATGATGCCGGCAGCCAGCGCCGAGGTGAGCTTCACGCCGTTGAGCATCAGCAGCGTGAAACCGAACGTGCCGAAGAACGCCTGCAGGAAGAGGTTGGTCCATTCCCCGCGCGTCACCCGTCGCATGCGCGACGGCTTGTACCACGGCGCCATGCACACGATGGCAATCAGAAAGCGCAGCAACGCAAACAGCATCACCGGCATGACGGCGACGATCGATTTGCCGAAACCGACGTTGCTGCCGACCAGTGCCATGGCAGCAATCAGGAAAAGGGCGTGGATGGGCACGATGACGAATTGGGTGGAAAGCGGCACGGGGCGCGGCTTTCAAGCCGGCCATGTTGCATTGCGATGCGCGCCGCAGTGCTGAGTGACGCATTATAGTAATGCCCTTCGCGTCAAATTGCGGCGTCGGATACGTAAGGCTGGAGTCAGGTCAGCCGCTTAGATTCGCCGCAAAACGATTACAGACACCGCTATCAGGAGACAACATGGCTGGCATTGAATCTGTTCTGCAGGAACTGCGCGTCTTCGACCCGCCCGAGTCCTTCGTCAAACAGGCCAACATCGCCGGCATGGACGCCTACCGTGCCCTGTGCGCCGAGGCTGAGCACGACTACGAAGGCTTCTGGGCGCGCCTCGCACACGAGCACCTGCTCTGGCACAAGCCGTTCAGCAAGGTGCTGGATGAATCCAACGCACCGTTTTACAAGTGGTTTGAAGACGGCGAGATCAACGCCTCGTACAACTGCCTCGAGCGCAACCTTGAGAACGGCAATGCCGACAAGGTCGCCATCATCTTCGAAACCGACGATGGCAAGGTCACCCGGGTCACCTATCGCGAACTGCATGCACGCGTCTGTCGTTTTGCCAATGGCTTGAAGGCACTGGGCATCAAGAAGGGCGATCGTGTCGTCATCTACATGCCGATGTCGGTGGAAGGCATCGTTGCCATGCAGGCCTGCGCACGTATTGGTGCGACGCACTCGGTGGTGTTTGGTGGGTTCTCGGCCAAATCGCTGCAGGAGCGCATTGTTGACGTGGGCGCCGTGGCGCTCATCACGGCGGATGAGCAGATGCGCGGCGGCAAGGCGCTGCCGCTCAAGGCCATCGCCGATGAAGCGCTGGCCATGGAGGGCACCGACGCCGTCAAGCACGTGATCGTCTACCGCCGCACCGGTGGCAATGTGAACTGGGTGGATGGCCGTGATCGCGCCATGGACGAAGTTGAAGCCGGCCAGCCGGACACCTGCGAAGTCACCCCGGTGGGCGCCGAGCATCCGCTGTTCATCCTCTACACCTCGGGTTCGACCGGCAAGCCGAAGGGCGTGCAGCACAGCACGGGCGGCTACCTGCTGTGGGCGCTGCTGACCATGCAGTGGACCTTCGACCTCAAGCCCGACGATGTCTTCTGGTGCACGGCCGACATCGGCTGGGTGACCGGCCACACCTATATTGCCTACGGGCCGCTGGCTGCCGGCGCCACGCAGGTCGTGTTTGAAGGCGTGCCG contains these protein-coding regions:
- a CDS encoding dicarboxylate/amino acid:cation symporter, translating into MNTKRLTSHIGIAMVLGIAVGWGCHEYAKDAAAAKDIASYFSIITDIFLRMIKMIIAPLVFSTLVTGLASMSGGSAVGRVGLRAMIWFVCASATSLALGMLLVNFFQPGVHMNLPLPDMAATSGLKTGDFTLKAFITHVFPRSIVEAMANNEILQILVFSLFFGAALSTMKNPMESVIGRGLEELTKLMFRITDYVMRFAPLGVFAAMAAAITVEGVGVLVTYGKLIGEFYLGLALLWAILFFAGYVLLGRSLGRLLGLIREPTMLAFATASSESAYPKTMEALEKFGVPKRVASFVLPLGYSFNLDGSMMYQAFAVLFIAQAYNIQMSFTQQVTLLLVLMLTSKGMAGVARASLVVVAATLPMFHLPEAGLLLIIGIDQFFDMGRTATNVIGNSLATAVVAKYEPAEEDSEAEVAEPAAQPNLG
- a CDS encoding DMT family transporter, with protein sequence MPIHALFLIAAMALVGSNVGFGKSIVAVMPVMLFALLRFLIAIVCMAPWYKPSRMRRVTRGEWTNLFLQAFFGTFGFTLLMLNGVKLTSALAAGIITSTIPATVALLSWLVLREKPSGRTFVSVVLAVAGVAILNAYRGGESSGTAPADAAQALLGNALVMGAVLCESIYVILSRRLTQTLPAIEICAYTHLIGGLLMLPLGLVPLLTFDASSVPASVWGLVVWYALSASIFSFWLWMKGIRHVPAHLAGVFTSVLPIAAATYGIVALGETPGWPHAVALACVVAGILVASWPARPRLPVRRGRVVDPLDPLDPSLDRE
- the murI gene encoding glutamate racemase, whose amino-acid sequence is MTTRAQTPVGVFDSGLGGLSVLRAIRAELPAESLLYLADSRHAPYGEKSPEYIADRTLRACEWLVEQGCKALVIACNTATAQAVHVLREKLAVPVIGVEPGLKPAVAHSKSRVVGVLATESTLRSEKFARLLAAVSGDCKVISQPGYGLVPLIERGDTHSPAVLELLQAYLQPMLDAGADTLVHGCTHYPFLEDAIREIAGDRLTLIDTGHAVARHLGRTLAAAQLQATGNAASPRFMSTGDVLPLQAMVAALLGEAPMAQHVDIGDAPLTPAATALASQAE
- the acs gene encoding acetate--CoA ligase translates to MAGIESVLQELRVFDPPESFVKQANIAGMDAYRALCAEAEHDYEGFWARLAHEHLLWHKPFSKVLDESNAPFYKWFEDGEINASYNCLERNLENGNADKVAIIFETDDGKVTRVTYRELHARVCRFANGLKALGIKKGDRVVIYMPMSVEGIVAMQACARIGATHSVVFGGFSAKSLQERIVDVGAVALITADEQMRGGKALPLKAIADEALAMEGTDAVKHVIVYRRTGGNVNWVDGRDRAMDEVEAGQPDTCEVTPVGAEHPLFILYTSGSTGKPKGVQHSTGGYLLWALLTMQWTFDLKPDDVFWCTADIGWVTGHTYIAYGPLAAGATQVVFEGVPTYPNAGRFWDMIARHKVNTFYTAPTAIRSLIKAAEADEKVHPKQYDLSSLRLLGTVGEPINPEAWMWYHTNIGGGRCPVVDTFWQTETGGHMMTPLPGATPLVPGSCTLPLPGIMAAIVDETGQDLPNGQGGILVVKRPWPSMIRTIWGDPERFKKSYFPEELGGKLYLAGDGSIRDKDTGYFTIMGRIDDVLNVSGHRMGTMEIESALVANPLVAEAAVVGRPDDMTGEAICAFVVLKRSRPDGDEAKQIATELRNWVGKEIGPIAKPKDIRFGDNLPKTRSGKIMRRLLRSLAKGEDITQDTSTLENPAILDQLKETR
- a CDS encoding fumarate hydratase, producing the protein MTVIRQEDLIQSVADALQYISYYHPMDYITALGRAYEQEQSPAAKDAIAQILTNSRMCAEGKRPICQDTGIVTVFLKVGMNVRWDGATMSLEDMVNEGVRRAYNDVDNKLRASVLADPAGKRTNTKDNTPAVINMSIVPGDTVDVIVAAKGGGSEAKSKFVMLNPSDSIVDWVLKTVPTMGAGWCPPGMLGIGIGGTAEKAMLLAKEALMEPIDIQDLIARGPSNRAEELRIELYEKVNALGIGAQGLGGLATVLDVKILDYPTHAANLPVAMIPNCAATRHAHFTLDGSGVAKLEAPDLSQWPKVEWAPNTETSKRVDLNALTPEEVASWKPGQTLLLNGKMLTGRDAAHKRIADMLAKGEKLPIDFTNRVIYYVGPVDPVRDEVVGPAGPTTATRMDKFTETMLAQTGLIAMVGKAERGPVAIESIQKHKSAYLMAVGGAAYLVSKAIRGSKVLAFEDLGMEAIYEFDVKDMPVTVAVDSSGTSVHKTGPAEWQAKIGKIPVAAA
- a CDS encoding DHCW motif cupin fold protein, with the translated sequence MKMAPFAFGTTDWSVVEPTEHTGQMDENGNGGMALWRTRYFGDEPNRIRVRMVEYTPGYLADHWCKKGHILFCLDGELETTLEDGRKFTLTPGMSYQVGDDAEAHQSYTKTGARLFIVD
- a CDS encoding ATP-binding protein produces the protein MDEDNLSLDDADDGTFVPTGGRQPQSLLSSLDSMCAQFALRTVCAMGLRFNLRTNINDILTVCAPELIWPVTVIQRLQRFLAARCADMPGWRAVGKLDLPTFMDRHGQWSSAFDESSLFYYLDEYVKHHAKDMFTVFGASCDALGERLSSERVLLVGNIDMLARVLGLPPHERALLLFASLVKYKRDLRAVMVDCKVAHSQEAFQLLAGLAGASTAEVAASLRPGSRLETLGLIEPPLPENSVTDLGDLMRISDRLLHVLLGDYASEAEMMAVFTRPAPPTTLAQSDYPHVETDARYLTALLENASQTRAVGVNILLYGAPGTGKTELARVLARDAGCELYEVDCLDKDGNSLSGKDRYRSLQVSQAFLRGRPGAVLLFDEVEDVFPGPTRELMSLFGHEEPRGSVNGKAWVNQTLEQNPVPVIWVSNSIRQIDPAYLRRFQFHLELKVPPPTVRESIIRKHLEGLEVSDAFMAKLAARKTLTPAQIDSAARFARLTQPAMEESAESLIVRQLDHADQAMGLRPEVPAHRVVTEYKLDYLNLETRFPVERVIEALRARKRGTLCFFGPPGTGKTVLAEHIASQLDVPLMIRRASDLMSKYVGETEQQIAAMFSRAEEERALLLLDEADSFMQSRQGAVRNYEVSEVNEMLQGMERFDGIFICTTNLFDRLDEAALRRFAFKIRFRPLMRAQREQMFIAEALGGNADALKPVWREILASLDMLTPGDFAVVKQQSLLLGEALEPEAFLAQLRQEHSIKPELRERRSIGFTPR